TGAAGATGGGGATGACGCTGCCGGCCGAGCCGAGCACGTTGCCGAAGCGCACCGTGACGAACTTGGTGCGGGAGCGCTGCGAGAGCGACTGCACGTAGAGCTCGGCCACCCGCTTGGTGGCGCCCATCACCGAGGTGGGGTTGACCGCCTTGTCGGTGGAGATCATGACGAAGCGCTCGACCCCGAAGCGGTCGGCCAGGTCCGCCAGGCAGCGGGTGCCCAGCACGTTGTTCTTGACCGCCTCGCCCGGGTTCCACTCCATCATCGGCACGTGCTTGTGGGCCGCGGCGTGCAGCACCACCGAGGGCCGGTGGCGCTCGAAGACCTCCGCCATGCGGGCGGCGTCGCCCACGTCGGCCACCAGGGCCACCAGCGAGACCTCGGGGTGGCTGGCGGCCAGCTCGCGGTGGATCTGGAAGAGGTTGTTCTCCGTGCGCTCCACCAGGAGCAGCGCCGACGGGGCGAAGCGGCAGACCTGGCGGCACAGCTCGGAGCCGATGGAGCCCCCGGCGCCGGTGACCATCACCACGTGCCCCTTCATGACGGCCGCGATGGCCTCCATGTCGAGCTCCACCGGGTCGCGGCCCAGCAGGTCCTCGATGGCCACGTTGCGGAGCTGGTTCAAGGTGACCCGGCCGTCGATGAGCTGGTCGAGCCCGGGCATGGTCTTGAAGCGCGCCCCGGAGGCCTTGCACAGCTCCACGATGCGGCGCATCTGGGCGCCGGTGGCGGTGGGCGCCGCGATGATCACCTCGTCGGCGTCGTGGTCGCCCACCAGGGCCGGCAGCTGCGCCACCGTGCCCACCACCCGCACCCCGTGGATGTGGGCGTGCAGCTTGTGGTGGTCGTCGTCGGCGAAGCCCACCACGTGGAAGCGCGCGGCGTGGTTGCGGTGCAGCTCGCGCAGCAGCAGCTCGCCGGCGTCGCCGGCGCCCACGATGAGCAGGCGGGTGGGCTTGACGTCCTTCTCGGGCGCGGGGCGGCGGTCGGCGGTGAAGGTGCGGTAGGTGAAGCGGGCCCCGCCCACCAGGATGATGCAGAGGGCCCACTCGATGGTGATGACGGAGCGCGGGAAGGTGCGGAAGAGCAGGCCCAGCACCGCCAGGAACAGGAGCGTGGAGGCCGAGGTGGCCAGCACGATGGCCTTGAGATCCCGGGCGCCGGTGTACTTCCACATCCCGCGGAACAGGCCGCTGGCCTGGTAGATGCCGAGGCGCAGGACCAGCAGGATGGGGAACCAGCGCAGCATCTCCGCCGCGTACTGGTGCTCGGCGCTGAAGTCGAAGCGCAGGCCGAAGGCGAGCCAGTAGGACGCGCTCCACAGCGCCACGTGGACGGCGATGATGAGCGAGCGGCGGATGCCGACGCGGAGGGTGGCGGCCCGCTGGGTCACGAGAGAGGGGAGGCTAACAGATCCCACCGGCTGCTTCACCGGTGCGGGGGGTCGCACCCCGGCGGGACCGGCCTACCCCGCGCGCCGCCAGGTGCGCAGCAGCTCGGCGATGCGCAGGCTGGCCTGGCCGTCCCACAGCGCGGGGACGCGCCCGGCCTTGCCCCGCCCGGCCAGCGCCGCCTCCACCTCGGCCACGATGCGGCCCGGCGCCACGCCCACCAGGGTGTTGGTGCCCTCGGTGATGGTCACCGGCCGCTCGGTGTTCTCGCGCAGCGTGAAGCACGGGATGCCCAGCGCGGTGGTCTCCTCCTGCAGGCCGCCGGAGTCGGTGAGCACCAGCCTGGCCTGCGAGGTCAGGCCCAGGAACTCGAGGTAGCCGAGCGGGTCGCACAGCCGCAGGCCCGCCATGGCCTCCACCCGCCCGCCCAGGCCGGACTCGGCGAGCCGCTTGCGGGTGCGCGGGTGCACCGGGAAGACGATGGGCAGGCGCCGCTGGATGACCTCCAGCGCGTCGAGCAGGCCTGACAGCGTGGCCGGATCGTCCACGTTGGAGGGCCGGTGGAGCGTGAGCACCGCGTAGCCGCCGGTGTCCAGCCCCAGCCGGGCGGGGGCGCCGGTGGCCCGGGCCTTCGGCAGGTGCGCCAGCAGCGTGTCGATCATCACGTTGCCCACCCGGAAGATGCGCCCGGGCGGCGTGCCCTCCGCCAGCAGGTTCTGGTCGCCGTCGGCCGAGGGGGTGAGCAAGAGCTCGCAGAGCCGGTCGGTGACGATGCGGTTCACCTCCTCCGGCATGTCGAGGTCGAAGGAGCGGAGGCCGGCCTCCACGTGGGCGCAGGGGATGCGCAGCTTGGCGCAGTCGATGGCGCAGGCCATGGTGGAGTTGACGTCGCCCGCCACCACCACCAGGTCCGGCCGCTGCGCCAGGCAGATGCGCTCGAACCCCACCATCACCTTGGCGGTCTGCTCGGCGTGCGAGCCGGAGCCCACGCCCAGGTGCTCGTCGGGCACCGGCATGCCGAGCTCGGTGAAGAAGACGTCGGACATGGCCACGTCGTAGTGCTGGCCGGTGTGGACCAGGCGCTGGGTGGCGAAGCCGGCCTGGGCCACGGCCTTCATCACCGGGGCGATCTTCATGTAGTTCGGGCGCGCCCCGACGACGTGGATGATCTTCATGGCGTCCCGGCCCGGCGGCCGGCGCAGGCGCGGACGGCGGCCACCACCGCGGCCTGGTCCTCGGCGGGCAGGCTGGAGGAGGAGGGCAGGCAGAGCCCGCGCCGGTAGAGGTCGGCGGCCACCTCCCCGCCCAGGCACTCGCTGGCGGCGTAGAGCGGCTGCAGGTGCATGGGCTTCCAGACCGGGCGGGCCTCGATGTTCAGCCGGCCCAGCGCCTGGATGACGGCGTCGCGCGTGGCGCCGAAGCGCGCCTCGTCCACCAGGAAGCAGGAGAGCCAGTTGGTGTGCAGGCCGTAGGCCGCCTGCGGCATGAGGGTGAGGCCGGGCAGGTCGGCGAAGGCGTCGCGGTAGCGGAAGGCCACGGCCCGCCGCTGCGCCACCCGCTCGTCGAGCACCTCGAGCTGCCCGCGGCCGATGCCGGCCAGCACGTTGGAGAGCCGGTAGTTGTAGCCCATTTCGGTGTGATGGTACTCGACCGCCGGATCGCGCGCCTGCTGGGACCAGAAGCGCGCCTTCTCCACCCACTCCCGCCGCGCCGACGAGAGCATCCCGCCGCCGGTGGTGGTGATGATCTTGTTGCCGTTGAAGGAGAAGATGCCGAGGTCGCCCAGGGTGCCGGCCGGCTTCCCCT
The genomic region above belongs to Anaeromyxobacter sp. and contains:
- a CDS encoding polysaccharide biosynthesis protein, with the protein product MIAVHVALWSASYWLAFGLRFDFSAEHQYAAEMLRWFPILLVLRLGIYQASGLFRGMWKYTGARDLKAIVLATSASTLLFLAVLGLLFRTFPRSVITIEWALCIILVGGARFTYRTFTADRRPAPEKDVKPTRLLIVGAGDAGELLLRELHRNHAARFHVVGFADDDHHKLHAHIHGVRVVGTVAQLPALVGDHDADEVIIAAPTATGAQMRRIVELCKASGARFKTMPGLDQLIDGRVTLNQLRNVAIEDLLGRDPVELDMEAIAAVMKGHVVMVTGAGGSIGSELCRQVCRFAPSALLLVERTENNLFQIHRELAASHPEVSLVALVADVGDAARMAEVFERHRPSVVLHAAAHKHVPMMEWNPGEAVKNNVLGTRCLADLADRFGVERFVMISTDKAVNPTSVMGATKRVAELYVQSLSQRSRTKFVTVRFGNVLGSAGSVIPIFKEQIAAGGPVLVTHPEMKRYFMTIPEASQLVLQAGTMGHGGEIFILDMGEPVRIADLARDLITLSGLTPGVDVEIRFSGVRPGEKLFEELSVAAETAEKTHHPKIFVGRFRPCEQAQLERGLERLREVLGHPAEEVRARLAELVPEYASPEDGARAASLAREAAEQARPAGPGQAGAALPG
- the wecB gene encoding UDP-N-acetylglucosamine 2-epimerase (non-hydrolyzing); this translates as MKIIHVVGARPNYMKIAPVMKAVAQAGFATQRLVHTGQHYDVAMSDVFFTELGMPVPDEHLGVGSGSHAEQTAKVMVGFERICLAQRPDLVVVAGDVNSTMACAIDCAKLRIPCAHVEAGLRSFDLDMPEEVNRIVTDRLCELLLTPSADGDQNLLAEGTPPGRIFRVGNVMIDTLLAHLPKARATGAPARLGLDTGGYAVLTLHRPSNVDDPATLSGLLDALEVIQRRLPIVFPVHPRTRKRLAESGLGGRVEAMAGLRLCDPLGYLEFLGLTSQARLVLTDSGGLQEETTALGIPCFTLRENTERPVTITEGTNTLVGVAPGRIVAEVEAALAGRGKAGRVPALWDGQASLRIAELLRTWRRAG